One window from the genome of Spirosoma rhododendri encodes:
- the bshC gene encoding bacillithiol biosynthesis cysteine-adding enzyme BshC, producing the protein MDCQYLPLTATGQLSSLFLDYIAQKDSLAPFYNHFPTPDAFRHQIAEKTFDEQKRQTLVDALERQYAGIANKPDFSVLRQPNTFTVTTGHQLNIFTGPLYIVYKLVTTINLARKLAQQYPDYQFVPVYWMATEDHDFPEINHFSLFGNQYAWQTEQRGAVGRMNPQELKTLFAQIPEKLHLFEKAYLNHNTLADAVRYYVNELFGAEGLICLDADDAALKRKFLPVMRDDLLNQTAGGLVEKQTEKLEVLGYKTVITARNINLFYLDDQLRERIERADDGTYRVLHTKLRFSEDELLTLLNEHPERFSPNVVLRPLYQETILPNLAYIGGPSEVPYWLQLKPVFDKYQTAFPMLMPRSFALYVPKVSARRVAKLGLTPEQLFQDDLALKREFVDHHTRHSLSFDNENKAVNKGLDALLHKAMMVDPTLEKAVLAETKRFANAVVRLEKKMRRAEERNQDVGLRQLQAVKAELFPNGGLQERSENYLTFALRDASFLKKLLATFNPFDYRMHICLEA; encoded by the coding sequence ATGGACTGTCAGTACCTGCCCCTTACCGCAACGGGCCAGCTTTCGTCGCTTTTTCTCGATTACATCGCTCAGAAAGACAGTCTAGCTCCCTTTTACAACCACTTCCCCACGCCTGACGCTTTCCGGCATCAGATCGCCGAAAAGACGTTTGACGAGCAAAAACGGCAGACGCTGGTCGATGCGCTGGAGCGGCAGTACGCAGGCATTGCCAACAAGCCTGACTTTTCGGTACTCCGGCAACCCAACACGTTTACTGTCACGACGGGCCACCAACTGAACATCTTCACCGGGCCGCTGTACATCGTCTATAAACTCGTTACGACGATTAATCTGGCCCGGAAGCTGGCGCAACAATACCCCGACTACCAGTTTGTGCCGGTCTATTGGATGGCGACGGAAGACCACGACTTCCCCGAAATCAACCATTTTTCGCTGTTCGGCAACCAATACGCCTGGCAGACGGAGCAACGCGGGGCGGTGGGGCGTATGAACCCGCAGGAGCTGAAAACGCTGTTCGCGCAGATCCCCGAAAAGCTGCACCTATTCGAGAAAGCGTACCTCAACCACAACACGCTGGCCGATGCAGTGCGCTATTACGTCAACGAACTGTTCGGTGCCGAGGGGCTGATTTGTCTGGATGCCGACGATGCCGCGCTGAAGCGGAAATTTCTGCCCGTCATGCGCGACGATCTGCTCAATCAAACGGCCGGTGGGCTGGTTGAGAAGCAGACCGAGAAACTCGAAGTACTTGGCTATAAAACGGTCATTACCGCCCGGAACATAAACCTGTTTTATCTGGACGATCAGCTACGGGAGCGCATCGAACGCGCCGACGACGGCACTTACCGCGTGTTACACACAAAGCTGCGTTTTTCGGAGGATGAGTTGCTGACGCTATTGAACGAGCACCCCGAACGGTTCAGCCCCAACGTCGTACTGCGCCCGCTGTATCAGGAAACGATTCTGCCGAACCTGGCTTATATCGGCGGCCCTTCAGAAGTGCCGTACTGGTTGCAGCTGAAGCCCGTTTTCGACAAGTACCAGACGGCCTTTCCGATGCTGATGCCACGCAGTTTCGCACTGTACGTGCCGAAAGTCAGTGCCCGGCGGGTGGCCAAACTCGGTTTGACGCCGGAGCAGTTGTTTCAGGACGATCTGGCCCTCAAGCGCGAATTTGTCGATCACCACACCCGGCATAGTCTGTCGTTCGACAATGAAAATAAAGCCGTCAATAAGGGGCTGGATGCGCTGTTGCACAAAGCCATGATGGTCGATCCGACGCTGGAAAAGGCAGTTCTGGCAGAAACGAAGCGATTTGCCAATGCCGTTGTGCGGCTGGAAAAGAAGATGCGCCGGGCGGAAGAGCGTAATCAGGACGTCGGGCTGCGGCAGTTGCAGGCGGTAAAAGCCGAGTTGTTTCCGAACGGCGGGTTGCAGGAGCGTTCCGAAAATTACCTGACGTTCGCTTTGCGCGACGCGTCGTTCCTGAAAAAACTACTCGCCACATTCAACCCGTTCGACTACCGGATGCACATCTGCCTGGAAGCATGA
- the rimO gene encoding 30S ribosomal protein S12 methylthiotransferase RimO, with the protein MKTKGVRTNKINIVTLGCSKNLVDSEVLFTQLKGNGMNVTHESKKDDANIVVINTCGFIDNAKEESINTILRYTDAKEAGIVDKVYVTGCLSHRYKDELEVEMPTVDAWFGTNELPRMLKTLRADYKHELVGERLLTTPAHFAYLKIAEGCDRPCSFCAIPLMRGGHVSRSMDELVTEAKSLARRGTKELILIAQDLTYYGLDIYKKRNLADLINRLADVEGIDWIRLQYAYPSGFPMDVLDVMQQRDNVCKYLDMPLQTGSTEMLKLMRRGITRERTEELVRSIRERVPGITLRTTLIVGHPGETDALFDETYEFVERMRFDRLGVFTYSHEDQTHSYSMPDDVPDDVKQERADELMELQQGISSELNQEKVGQTYKVLFDRKEGGYFIGRTEADSPEVDNEVLVPAQQYVRLGDFAHVKIDRAEEFDLYGTVIN; encoded by the coding sequence TTGAAAACCAAAGGAGTACGTACCAATAAAATTAATATCGTCACGCTCGGCTGCTCGAAGAATCTGGTCGATTCGGAGGTGCTGTTTACGCAGCTCAAGGGCAACGGCATGAACGTGACGCACGAGTCAAAGAAAGACGACGCCAACATCGTTGTTATCAACACCTGCGGCTTTATCGACAACGCGAAAGAAGAATCGATCAACACCATTCTACGCTATACCGACGCGAAAGAAGCCGGGATTGTCGATAAAGTGTACGTGACGGGCTGCCTGTCGCACCGCTACAAAGACGAGCTGGAAGTTGAGATGCCGACTGTCGATGCCTGGTTTGGCACGAACGAGTTGCCCCGGATGCTGAAAACGCTCCGCGCCGACTACAAGCACGAACTCGTTGGGGAGCGGCTACTGACGACACCGGCGCATTTTGCGTACCTGAAAATTGCGGAAGGCTGCGACCGGCCCTGTTCGTTTTGCGCCATTCCGCTGATGCGCGGGGGACACGTATCGCGTTCGATGGATGAACTGGTGACGGAAGCGAAATCACTGGCCCGACGAGGCACCAAAGAACTGATCCTGATCGCGCAGGACCTGACCTATTACGGGCTCGACATCTACAAAAAGCGCAACCTCGCCGACCTCATCAACCGGCTGGCCGACGTAGAGGGTATCGACTGGATTCGGTTGCAATACGCCTACCCGTCGGGCTTTCCGATGGATGTGCTCGACGTAATGCAGCAGCGCGATAACGTATGCAAGTACCTCGATATGCCTCTGCAAACCGGCTCGACCGAGATGCTGAAACTGATGCGCCGGGGCATAACCCGTGAGCGAACAGAAGAACTGGTCCGGTCGATTCGGGAACGAGTACCCGGCATCACGCTCCGCACAACGCTGATCGTGGGGCACCCCGGCGAAACCGACGCCCTGTTCGACGAAACCTACGAGTTCGTGGAGCGGATGCGATTCGACCGGCTGGGTGTGTTCACCTACTCACACGAAGATCAGACACACTCGTACAGTATGCCCGACGATGTACCTGACGACGTAAAGCAGGAACGCGCCGACGAGCTGATGGAGTTGCAACAGGGTATTTCGAGCGAGTTGAATCAGGAGAAGGTTGGGCAAACTTACAAAGTGCTGTTCGACCGGAAGGAAGGCGGCTACTTCATTGGCCGCACCGAAGCCGATTCGCCCGAAGTCGACAACGAGGTTCTCGTTCCGGCCCAACAGTACGTTCGTCTGGGCGATTTTGCCCACGTCAAGATTGACCGCGCCGAAGAGTTTGATCTGTATGGCACTGTCATTAACTGA
- a CDS encoding nucleotidyltransferase domain-containing protein → MSTVSGANLDAIHSNVIRVMQELYSDRLAKILLYGSYARGDYHDKSDIDYLVVLNDDTVSTFTEVNNIAPALYKTFGDNSIDISAFAVSNKQLATSAKPFFKEVRRDAQIIYEQ, encoded by the coding sequence ATGAGCACGGTCTCAGGGGCCAATCTGGACGCCATTCACAGCAACGTGATTCGCGTCATGCAGGAACTGTACAGCGATCGGCTGGCCAAGATTCTGTTGTATGGCTCTTACGCCCGTGGCGACTATCACGATAAGTCAGACATCGATTATCTGGTGGTGCTCAACGACGATACTGTTTCGACTTTTACCGAAGTAAACAACATCGCGCCAGCCCTGTACAAAACTTTCGGCGATAACTCGATTGACATTTCAGCATTTGCCGTGTCAAACAAGCAGTTAGCAACGTCGGCCAAGCCGTTTTTCAAAGAAGTACGCAGAGACGCGCAGATAATCTATGAGCAGTGA
- the ftsY gene encoding signal recognition particle-docking protein FtsY: MALFGFFSKEKKETLDKGLEKSKDSFFSKLGRAVVGKSTVDEEVLDEVENVLISSDVGVETTVKIIKRVEERVARDKYMGTDELDRILREEIAGLLSDTNTADTASRTTDRDDFALPAGKKPYVIMVVGVNGVGKTTTIGKLAAQFHKRGKQVVLGAGDTFRAAAVDQLKLWGDRVGVPVISHGMNTDPSAVAYDAVKKATDMNADVVIIDTAGRLHTKVNLMNELTKIKRVMQKVTPDAPDEVLLVLDGSTGQNAFIQATEFTKATEVTALAITKLDGTAKGGVVIGISDQFKIPVKYIGVGEKIDDLQTFNKMEFVDSFFKK, translated from the coding sequence ATGGCTTTATTTGGGTTTTTTTCGAAGGAAAAAAAGGAAACGCTCGACAAGGGACTGGAAAAGTCGAAAGACAGTTTCTTCTCTAAACTGGGCCGTGCCGTGGTCGGCAAGTCAACGGTTGACGAAGAGGTACTCGACGAAGTTGAAAACGTGCTGATCTCCTCGGACGTGGGCGTTGAAACGACGGTCAAAATCATTAAGCGTGTCGAAGAGCGCGTGGCCCGCGACAAGTACATGGGCACCGACGAGCTGGACCGGATTCTGCGGGAAGAAATCGCGGGGCTGTTGTCAGACACGAACACCGCCGATACCGCCAGCCGTACGACGGACCGTGACGACTTTGCCCTGCCCGCTGGCAAAAAGCCGTACGTTATCATGGTCGTTGGTGTGAACGGCGTAGGCAAAACGACAACGATTGGTAAACTCGCGGCTCAGTTTCACAAGCGGGGTAAGCAGGTCGTGCTGGGTGCGGGCGATACATTCCGGGCCGCGGCCGTCGATCAGCTCAAACTTTGGGGCGATCGTGTTGGGGTGCCTGTGATCTCGCACGGCATGAACACCGACCCATCGGCAGTTGCTTACGATGCCGTTAAGAAAGCGACCGACATGAACGCCGACGTGGTTATCATCGACACTGCTGGTCGACTACACACGAAAGTCAACCTGATGAACGAGCTGACCAAAATCAAGCGGGTTATGCAGAAGGTAACGCCCGACGCGCCCGACGAAGTGCTGCTCGTACTCGACGGCTCGACCGGGCAGAACGCGTTTATTCAGGCCACTGAGTTTACGAAGGCTACTGAAGTAACGGCATTGGCAATTACCAAACTCGACGGAACGGCGAAGGGTGGGGTAGTAATCGGCATTTCGGATCAGTTCAAGATTCCGGTCAAATACATTGGCGTGGGCGAGAAAATTGATGATCTTCAAACATTCAACAAAATGGAGTTTGTCGATTCATTCTTCAAAAAATGA
- a CDS encoding DUF4295 domain-containing protein, whose translation MAKKVVATLKTKDNGKSFAKIIKAVKSPKTGAYTFKEEMVPVDEVQSALKA comes from the coding sequence ATGGCAAAAAAGGTAGTTGCAACCCTGAAGACGAAAGACAACGGTAAGTCGTTCGCTAAAATCATCAAAGCTGTTAAGTCGCCCAAGACGGGTGCTTACACCTTTAAGGAAGAAATGGTACCAGTCGACGAAGTTCAGTCGGCTCTGAAAGCGTAA
- the rpmG gene encoding 50S ribosomal protein L33 has product MAKKGANRIQVILECTEQKDSGVPGMSRYITTKNRKNTPARIERKKYNPFLKKVTLHKEIK; this is encoded by the coding sequence ATGGCAAAAAAAGGCGCCAATAGAATCCAGGTTATTCTGGAATGCACCGAGCAGAAAGACAGCGGTGTTCCCGGCATGTCCCGGTACATCACCACGAAGAACCGGAAGAACACGCCGGCTCGTATCGAACGGAAGAAGTACAATCCGTTCCTGAAGAAAGTTACGCTTCATAAAGAAATTAAATAA
- a CDS encoding NADH-quinone oxidoreductase subunit D gives MTTSRIIQYEYAPGHFRASEPNLHQPDTLGDGEMILSMGPQHPSTHGVLKLEVVTDGEIIVDVVPHVGYLHRCFEKHAESLPFNQTIPFVDRLDYLAAMNCEHAFVMGVERMLGIQNDIPKRTEYIRVLVAELNRIAAHFVAIGTYALDIGAYTPFLWLMRDREHILRLMEWLNGARMLYNYIWVGGLFYDLPVGFEERCREFVAYLRPKLTELRQLVIENEIFVKRTANVGVLPLPVAINYGCTGPVLRGSGLRYDLRRVDGYSVYPELEFDIPIGEGTMGTVGDCWDRNQVRVRECHESLRIVDQCLDQLLGDHRRTRDYDPQAVIPKKIRPKAMDFYARAESAKGELGFFFRTDGKSDVPVRCRCRSCCFHNLSVIGEISKGAMLADLVAIIGSIDLVMGEVDR, from the coding sequence GTGACAACGTCTCGTATCATCCAATATGAATACGCCCCTGGCCATTTCCGGGCGTCGGAACCCAATCTGCACCAGCCCGATACACTCGGCGATGGTGAGATGATTCTTAGCATGGGGCCGCAGCACCCATCGACTCATGGTGTATTAAAACTGGAGGTCGTCACCGACGGTGAAATTATCGTGGATGTGGTGCCGCACGTAGGGTACCTGCATCGCTGCTTTGAGAAGCATGCCGAGTCGCTGCCGTTTAACCAGACCATCCCGTTTGTCGACCGGCTCGATTACCTGGCGGCTATGAACTGCGAACATGCCTTCGTGATGGGGGTCGAGCGGATGCTGGGCATTCAGAACGATATACCTAAACGAACCGAGTACATCCGGGTGCTGGTCGCGGAGCTAAACCGCATTGCCGCTCATTTCGTCGCTATTGGTACCTACGCGCTCGACATTGGTGCCTATACGCCTTTTCTGTGGCTGATGCGTGACCGGGAGCATATTCTGCGGCTGATGGAATGGCTGAACGGTGCCCGGATGCTGTACAATTATATCTGGGTCGGCGGACTGTTCTACGATTTGCCGGTAGGCTTCGAGGAACGGTGCCGCGAGTTTGTCGCTTACCTCCGGCCCAAGCTGACCGAGTTGCGGCAACTGGTTATAGAAAACGAAATTTTTGTGAAGCGAACAGCCAACGTTGGCGTGTTGCCGCTTCCTGTCGCCATCAATTACGGTTGTACCGGGCCCGTATTGCGAGGCTCCGGACTACGCTATGACCTGCGTCGGGTAGATGGTTATTCGGTTTATCCGGAACTGGAGTTCGACATTCCAATTGGCGAGGGAACGATGGGTACCGTCGGTGATTGCTGGGATCGCAATCAGGTGCGGGTGCGGGAGTGCCACGAATCGCTGCGTATCGTAGACCAGTGTCTTGACCAGTTGCTGGGCGATCATCGTCGGACCCGTGATTATGACCCGCAGGCGGTGATACCCAAGAAAATCCGGCCGAAAGCAATGGACTTTTACGCCCGCGCCGAAAGTGCAAAAGGCGAACTGGGCTTCTTCTTCCGCACCGATGGTAAGTCAGACGTACCGGTTCGCTGCCGGTGTCGCTCCTGCTGTTTTCACAACCTGTCGGTTATCGGTGAAATCAGTAAGGGAGCTATGTTGGCTGACCTAGTTGCGATTATTGGCTCGATCGATCTGGTTATGGGTGAAGTCGACCGGTAG
- the hpt gene encoding hypoxanthine phosphoribosyltransferase produces MTINDKTFVPFIAADAIQQRIVELAGQINQTYADKTPLIVVVLNGAFLFAADLMKRLTIPCEITFIRVASYTGTQTTGQLKEILGLTDQIEGRDLIVIEDIVDTGLTICDVCEQLKAKNPASLAIATLLFKPKALKKPVELQYVGFEIENQFVLGYGLDYDGLGRNTDEIMVLAS; encoded by the coding sequence ATGACTATCAACGATAAAACGTTCGTGCCGTTTATTGCCGCTGATGCCATTCAGCAGCGTATTGTCGAACTGGCCGGGCAAATCAACCAGACCTACGCAGACAAAACGCCATTGATCGTCGTAGTTCTGAACGGGGCATTTCTGTTTGCCGCTGATCTGATGAAGCGTCTGACGATTCCCTGCGAAATCACGTTCATCCGGGTCGCTTCGTACACGGGCACGCAGACCACCGGACAGCTGAAAGAAATTCTGGGGTTGACCGATCAGATTGAAGGGCGTGACCTGATCGTGATCGAAGATATTGTCGATACGGGCCTGACCATCTGCGACGTCTGCGAGCAGTTAAAGGCTAAAAATCCGGCGTCGCTGGCGATTGCTACGCTGCTGTTCAAGCCTAAAGCCCTGAAAAAGCCGGTCGAACTACAGTACGTCGGTTTTGAAATCGAGAACCAGTTTGTGCTCGGCTACGGTCTCGATTACGACGGCCTGGGCCGCAACACCGACGAAATTATGGTGCTGGCGTCTTAA
- a CDS encoding tetratricopeptide repeat protein has product MTPQLTKKWLLTAWLLGLAFMAKAQLYDPSAFDKKYDGLLKHPGVQIESAEAINQMYNYKFYDADKEFRWLRLRYPKHPMPYFLLGLAEWWKIVPNTDVTDYDDKCIMYMDSTIALAEKLYDNSENKLEPAFFLAAAYAFKGRLYSERKKWTKATFAGKNALKYFQQCKGNADFSPELLFGDGMYNYYAQWIPENYPLLKPILMFFPKGNKQQGIKELEKTANSAFYTRVEARYFLLQIYSMENQYEKAYEMAKYMTEQYPDNPFFERYYARSAFVVGKIAEAERLSKDILDKISRSQSGYEAVSGRTAAYIVAYINQHFYKNNALAKEYYQKSIDFAKQSNSTNAGYYWSSVLALGKIAMQEKQYDQAQAYFNEVTDKAERKSSQYKEAKKSLDEWKKIRREERRKRRD; this is encoded by the coding sequence ATGACACCCCAACTGACAAAAAAATGGCTGCTGACGGCGTGGCTGCTGGGACTGGCATTCATGGCAAAAGCCCAGCTGTATGATCCGTCGGCGTTCGATAAAAAATACGATGGTCTGCTGAAGCACCCCGGCGTTCAGATTGAATCGGCGGAGGCTATCAACCAGATGTACAATTACAAGTTCTACGATGCCGATAAGGAGTTTCGGTGGTTGCGGCTGCGCTACCCGAAACACCCGATGCCATACTTCCTGCTGGGGCTGGCGGAGTGGTGGAAGATCGTGCCGAACACCGATGTTACCGACTACGACGATAAGTGTATCATGTACATGGACTCGACCATTGCACTGGCCGAAAAACTGTACGACAACAGCGAAAACAAGCTGGAACCAGCGTTTTTTCTGGCGGCTGCTTACGCGTTTAAAGGTCGGTTGTATTCCGAGCGGAAGAAGTGGACAAAGGCGACTTTTGCCGGTAAGAATGCGCTGAAATATTTCCAGCAGTGTAAGGGCAATGCGGATTTCAGTCCTGAATTGCTCTTCGGCGACGGGATGTACAACTACTACGCCCAGTGGATTCCGGAAAATTACCCGTTGCTGAAGCCAATCCTGATGTTCTTTCCGAAAGGAAACAAGCAGCAGGGTATCAAGGAACTTGAAAAAACGGCCAACTCAGCGTTTTATACGCGGGTCGAAGCGCGCTATTTCCTGCTTCAGATCTACAGCATGGAAAATCAGTACGAAAAAGCGTACGAGATGGCCAAGTATATGACCGAGCAGTATCCCGACAACCCGTTCTTCGAGCGGTACTATGCCCGGTCGGCATTTGTTGTTGGCAAGATTGCGGAGGCTGAGCGACTGTCGAAAGATATTCTGGATAAAATCAGTCGGTCGCAGTCGGGCTACGAAGCTGTGAGCGGTCGGACGGCGGCTTACATCGTTGCTTACATCAACCAGCACTTCTACAAGAACAACGCGCTGGCGAAGGAGTACTACCAAAAGTCGATTGATTTTGCGAAGCAGTCGAATTCAACCAATGCGGGCTACTACTGGTCGTCGGTGCTGGCGCTGGGTAAGATTGCCATGCAGGAGAAACAGTATGATCAGGCGCAGGCTTATTTCAACGAGGTGACGGATAAGGCAGAACGCAAATCCAGTCAGTACAAGGAAGCGAAAAAGTCGCTCGACGAGTGGAAGAAGATTCGGCGGGAAGAACGGCGAAAACGGCGGGACTAA
- a CDS encoding Lrp/AsnC family transcriptional regulator: MSSQKLDHIDRNVLEILQSNAKITNAQLSKEIGLSPAPTLERVKKLETSGIIQSYHAQLNRDKVSLGVTTFVMVTLVGHKKDTTMSFVDQVNKIPEIIECHHITGSGDFLLKVVSKDISTYQALMLDVINEINEVASTQTMVIMSTFKESKVLPIP, translated from the coding sequence ATGTCGAGCCAAAAGTTAGATCATATAGATCGTAACGTTCTTGAGATCTTACAATCCAACGCAAAAATTACAAACGCCCAGCTTTCCAAAGAAATCGGCCTGTCGCCTGCCCCTACGCTGGAGCGCGTCAAAAAGCTTGAAACGTCGGGCATTATCCAAAGCTACCACGCCCAGCTAAACCGGGATAAAGTCAGTCTGGGCGTAACTACGTTCGTTATGGTGACGCTGGTCGGTCACAAAAAAGACACGACCATGTCGTTTGTCGACCAGGTCAACAAGATTCCCGAGATTATCGAGTGCCACCACATTACCGGCTCAGGCGATTTCCTGCTGAAAGTCGTGTCGAAAGATATTTCGACGTATCAGGCCCTGATGCTTGATGTCATCAACGAAATCAATGAAGTCGCCAGCACGCAAACGATGGTGATCATGTCGACATTCAAAGAAAGCAAAGTACTGCCTATCCCCTGA
- a CDS encoding TIGR03643 family protein, whose protein sequence is MKQAELPADLADTDIDRIIEMAWEDRTPFDAIESQFGLSEQAVIELMRRELKPASWRRWRARVQGRSTKHAALSAVDDARFKSNQQRTVTLNKIAKR, encoded by the coding sequence ATGAAACAAGCAGAACTACCAGCAGACCTGGCCGATACCGATATCGATCGAATTATTGAAATGGCCTGGGAAGATCGTACCCCGTTCGATGCTATAGAAAGTCAGTTTGGCTTGTCGGAGCAGGCGGTGATCGAGCTGATGCGCCGGGAATTGAAGCCCGCATCGTGGCGTCGGTGGCGGGCCCGTGTGCAGGGGCGGTCAACCAAGCACGCGGCCCTGTCGGCCGTTGACGATGCCCGCTTCAAATCGAATCAGCAACGGACCGTGACACTCAATAAGATAGCCAAACGATAA
- a CDS encoding DUF2256 domain-containing protein, whose translation MRKKSELPTKICPVCNRPFAWRKKWERDWDSVVYCSDACRSASKRQKSID comes from the coding sequence ATGCGGAAGAAGTCGGAGTTGCCGACGAAAATTTGCCCGGTATGCAATCGGCCGTTTGCATGGCGAAAAAAATGGGAACGTGACTGGGACAGTGTCGTCTATTGCAGCGATGCCTGCCGTTCGGCCAGTAAGCGGCAAAAATCGATCGACTAA
- a CDS encoding glycoside hydrolase family 10 protein, which translates to MRVTALVSFLFLFLIGISCRRPQPVVVRKPAPRPATKPVAAKPLPAKAPTPRPTPTKPAMGTPAPIDTVAYELADADASAPPKREFRAVWIATIDNIDWPSRKGLPVADQQREIVSMFNAHQQMGLNAVIVQIRSAADAFYARGSEPWSEWLTGQQGLAPEPFYDPMEFMIEEAHQRGLEFHAWFNLDRVTFSRNSSVATSNIMYRHPEWLLSYGGRKLFNLGLPAVRSYIAGIVANVVREYDVDGIHFDDYFYPYAEPGQVLRDDSTYLANYNGMKKEDWRRDNVTRLIRELRDSIRANKPWVKFGISPFGIWKNKRNDVEGSETNGGQSYYDNYADTRQWIREGLMDYIVPQVYFSTEFGRAPYRTLVDWWTRNLRPTCHLYVGQAIYRVGRGSERDPGWGKLTEFPDQIRHNRLAPGVKGSVLFSAKNITLNPMAFRDSLQQNFYRYTALVPAMPWLDSIPPLPPRDLRAADTPDGVELRWLQPVPALDGDEANGYLVYRFEGHRPRIRLNDPRCIVGRCNGELSTQFVDRAADVHKKYVYVVTSIDRLNNESREVFVKIRH; encoded by the coding sequence ATGCGCGTTACCGCTCTCGTTAGCTTTCTTTTCCTGTTCCTGATTGGTATTAGCTGCCGCCGACCGCAGCCAGTGGTTGTGCGCAAACCCGCCCCCCGGCCTGCCACGAAGCCCGTAGCAGCTAAACCGCTGCCTGCCAAAGCACCTACTCCTAGGCCGACCCCGACCAAACCTGCCATGGGTACGCCCGCACCGATCGATACGGTGGCGTATGAGCTGGCCGACGCCGACGCGTCGGCTCCACCAAAGCGGGAGTTTCGGGCCGTCTGGATTGCAACCATCGACAATATCGACTGGCCCAGCCGCAAAGGATTGCCCGTTGCCGATCAGCAGCGTGAGATTGTTTCGATGTTCAACGCCCATCAGCAAATGGGGCTGAATGCGGTTATCGTGCAGATTCGGTCGGCTGCCGATGCGTTCTATGCGCGGGGTTCCGAGCCGTGGTCGGAATGGCTGACCGGTCAGCAGGGGTTAGCGCCGGAGCCGTTCTACGACCCGATGGAGTTTATGATCGAGGAAGCCCATCAGCGCGGACTGGAGTTCCACGCGTGGTTCAATCTCGACCGGGTAACGTTCAGCAGAAACTCCAGCGTCGCGACCAGTAACATTATGTATCGGCACCCCGAATGGCTACTGAGTTATGGTGGCCGTAAGCTGTTTAATCTGGGCCTGCCCGCCGTTCGCTCCTACATCGCTGGTATTGTGGCCAACGTCGTGCGGGAGTACGATGTCGATGGGATTCACTTCGACGATTACTTCTACCCATACGCCGAACCCGGTCAGGTACTGCGCGACGATAGCACGTATCTGGCGAACTACAACGGCATGAAAAAAGAGGACTGGCGACGCGACAACGTAACCCGGCTCATCCGGGAATTGCGCGACTCGATCCGGGCCAACAAGCCGTGGGTAAAGTTTGGTATCAGTCCGTTTGGCATCTGGAAAAACAAACGCAACGATGTCGAAGGCTCCGAGACGAATGGTGGGCAGTCTTACTATGACAACTACGCCGATACCCGGCAATGGATTCGGGAGGGGCTGATGGACTATATTGTGCCTCAGGTGTACTTCAGCACCGAATTTGGTCGCGCACCCTATAGAACGCTGGTCGACTGGTGGACGCGCAACCTGCGTCCAACCTGCCATTTGTACGTTGGGCAGGCTATCTACCGGGTCGGGCGGGGTTCCGAGCGTGATCCGGGCTGGGGTAAACTAACGGAATTCCCCGACCAGATCCGTCATAACCGGCTGGCTCCGGGCGTGAAGGGCAGCGTGTTGTTCAGCGCGAAAAACATTACGCTCAATCCCATGGCGTTCCGTGATTCGTTGCAGCAGAATTTCTACCGGTACACAGCGCTGGTCCCCGCCATGCCCTGGCTCGACAGTATCCCACCCCTGCCCCCGCGCGACCTACGCGCAGCCGACACACCAGACGGGGTTGAACTGCGCTGGCTGCAACCCGTTCCCGCGCTCGACGGCGACGAGGCAAACGGCTATCTGGTGTATCGGTTTGAAGGCCACCGGCCGCGTATTCGCCTGAACGACCCGCGTTGCATTGTCGGTCGGTGTAACGGCGAACTCAGCACGCAGTTTGTCGATCGTGCGGCTGACGTGCACAAAAAGTACGTGTACGTTGTGACGTCGATTGACCGGTTGAACAACGAGAGCCGGGAGGTATTTGTAAAGATCAGGCACTAA